From Thermoanaerobacterales bacterium, a single genomic window includes:
- the grpE gene encoding nucleotide exchange factor GrpE, whose amino-acid sequence MTDEKHKLEERVADPDPENEAVERTDDAEVKNGAEEQAAEGDAAPEVPPGDTAERPPEEKPCCAAEKARAEEYHQRMLRLQADFENFRRRTRQEKEEWFRLAAEEFAQALLPVLDNFDLAMASPGADLEQFLTGMRMIRRQLMETLNAQGLEPLTSVGQAFDPARHEAVGQVTGTEHPDDTVVEELRRGYLFRGRVLRPAMVRVAKSKSESDSESGGNTE is encoded by the coding sequence ATGACTGACGAGAAGCATAAGCTGGAAGAGCGGGTGGCCGACCCCGACCCGGAAAACGAAGCCGTGGAGCGCACGGACGACGCCGAAGTGAAGAACGGGGCCGAGGAGCAGGCAGCCGAAGGGGATGCCGCCCCCGAAGTGCCTCCCGGGGATACGGCCGAACGGCCGCCGGAGGAGAAGCCCTGCTGCGCCGCGGAAAAGGCGCGGGCCGAGGAGTACCACCAGCGGATGCTCCGCCTGCAGGCCGACTTTGAGAACTTCCGGCGGCGGACGCGCCAGGAGAAAGAAGAGTGGTTCCGGCTGGCGGCCGAGGAATTCGCACAAGCGCTGCTGCCGGTTTTGGATAACTTCGATCTGGCGATGGCCAGCCCGGGTGCCGACCTGGAGCAGTTTCTGACCGGGATGCGCATGATCCGGCGCCAACTGATGGAAACCCTCAATGCTCAAGGGTTGGAACCCCTGACGTCCGTCGGGCAAGCCTTTGATCCCGCCCGGCACGAGGCCGTGGGCCAGGTGACCGGGACGGAGCATCCCGACGACACCGTGGTCGAGGAACTGCGGCGGGGATACCTGTTCCGGGGCCGCGTACTGCGCCCCGCGATGGTTAGAGTGGCGAAATCCAAATCCGAATCTGATTCAGAATCGGGAGGTAATACGGAGTAA
- the dnaJ gene encoding molecular chaperone DnaJ yields MSAKRDYYEVLGVSRDASPEEIKKAYRRLARQLHPDVNKDDPQAEAKFKEVAEAYAVLSDSERRSQYDRFGHAGPQGQGFDFSNFDPRDFGFGDFGLGDIFDMFFGGAGRARTGPQRGRDLRLDLELTFREAAFGVEKEIEIPRTESCPECHGSGAAPGTNPRTCPQCHGRGQVSFVQQTAFGQFVQTRPCEVCHGTGRVIDNPCHRCRGAGQVRQTRKIKVRVPAGVDDDSRLRLAGEGEGGVRGGPPGDLYVYITVLPDKVFSRDGYNVTCDLPISFVQAALGDEVEVPTLEGTTRFKIPEGTQTGTVFRLRGKGIAILNGHGRGDQHVRVRVVTPTKLTERQRELLREFGRLGGEKTQPPGEKSFFEKVKDAFSV; encoded by the coding sequence TTGAGCGCGAAACGCGACTACTACGAGGTGCTGGGCGTCTCCCGCGACGCCTCGCCCGAGGAGATAAAGAAGGCCTACCGCCGGCTGGCGCGCCAGCTCCACCCGGACGTCAACAAGGACGACCCGCAGGCTGAGGCGAAGTTCAAGGAGGTCGCCGAGGCCTACGCCGTCCTGAGTGACTCCGAGCGGAGGTCCCAGTATGACCGCTTCGGCCACGCCGGGCCGCAGGGCCAGGGCTTCGACTTCTCCAACTTCGACCCCCGGGACTTCGGCTTCGGGGACTTCGGACTGGGCGACATATTTGACATGTTCTTCGGCGGCGCCGGGCGGGCGCGCACCGGTCCGCAGCGCGGCCGGGACCTGCGCCTGGACCTGGAACTCACCTTCCGGGAGGCGGCCTTCGGGGTGGAGAAAGAAATCGAGATCCCCCGCACCGAGTCCTGCCCCGAGTGCCACGGCTCGGGGGCGGCGCCGGGCACCAACCCCCGGACCTGCCCGCAGTGCCACGGGCGCGGCCAGGTGAGCTTCGTGCAGCAGACGGCCTTCGGTCAGTTTGTCCAGACGCGGCCCTGTGAGGTCTGCCACGGCACGGGGCGGGTCATTGACAACCCCTGCCATCGTTGCCGCGGCGCCGGGCAGGTGCGCCAAACGCGCAAGATCAAGGTCCGGGTCCCGGCCGGGGTGGACGACGACTCCCGCCTGCGGCTGGCCGGCGAGGGCGAAGGCGGGGTCCGGGGGGGCCCGCCCGGGGACCTTTACGTGTACATCACCGTCCTCCCGGACAAGGTCTTTAGCCGCGACGGGTATAATGTAACCTGTGACTTGCCGATCAGCTTCGTCCAGGCCGCCCTGGGGGACGAGGTCGAGGTGCCCACGCTGGAGGGGACGACCCGCTTCAAGATCCCGGAGGGCACGCAGACGGGGACGGTTTTCCGCCTGCGCGGCAAGGGCATCGCCATCCTCAACGGGCACGGCCGGGGCGACCAGCACGTGCGCGTGCGGGTGGTCACTCCGACCAAGCTGACCGAGAGACAGCGGGAACTCCTGCGCGAGTTCGGCCGCCTGGGCGGGGAAAAGACCCAGCCGCCGGGCGAAAAGAGCTTTTTCGAAAAGGTGAAGGACGCCTTCAGCGTCTGA
- the dnaK gene encoding molecular chaperone DnaK has protein sequence MTTKIIGIDLGTTNSCVAVMEGGEVTVIPNAEGGRTTPSVVGFSKTGERMVGQVAKRQAVSNPERTVTSIKRHMGTDHKVTIDGKQYTPQEISAMILAKLKADAEAYLGGPVTKAVITVPAYFSDSQRQATKDAGRIAGLEVMRIINEPTAAALAYGLDKGEDQTILVFDLGGGTFDVSILELGDGVFEVKATSGNNRLGGDDFDQRIIDWMVAEFKKDTGIDLRNDRMAMQRLKEEAEKAKIELSTVVTRPINLPFITADAGGPKHMDLTLTRAKFEELTSDLIEMTMGPTRQAMADAGLKPQDIDKILLVGGATRMPAVQEAVRRFFGKEPHKGINPDECVAIGAAIQAAVLSGEVKDIVLLDVTPLSLGIETLGGVFTKIIERNTTIPTSKSQIFTTAADNQTTVEVHVLQGERQMAAGNKTLGRFVLGDIPPAPRGVPQIQVTFDIDANGIVNVSAKDLGTGKAQSITITGSTGLKDEEIDRMVKEAEKYAEEDRKRKEQVEVRNQADSLLYQAEKTLKEYRGKADPGQVERLEKAMAELREALKGEDIERIKAGSEEMMKPLHELTAAMYQQAAQQQAQQGQGTPPGGGPGPGAPGDGGDKTVDADYEVK, from the coding sequence ATGACAACCAAGATCATCGGTATCGACCTGGGGACGACGAACTCCTGTGTGGCCGTGATGGAGGGCGGCGAGGTAACGGTTATCCCGAACGCTGAGGGCGGCCGTACCACACCGTCGGTCGTCGGCTTCTCGAAGACCGGCGAGCGGATGGTCGGCCAGGTGGCCAAGCGCCAGGCCGTGTCCAACCCCGAACGGACGGTCACCTCCATTAAACGTCACATGGGGACCGATCATAAAGTAACAATTGACGGCAAGCAGTACACGCCGCAGGAGATCTCGGCCATGATCCTGGCGAAGCTGAAGGCCGACGCCGAGGCCTACCTGGGCGGCCCGGTCACCAAGGCGGTCATCACCGTGCCCGCCTACTTCAGCGATTCCCAGCGGCAGGCGACCAAGGACGCCGGGCGGATCGCGGGCCTGGAGGTCATGCGTATCATCAACGAGCCGACGGCGGCCGCCCTGGCCTACGGCCTGGATAAGGGAGAGGACCAGACGATCCTGGTCTTCGACCTCGGGGGCGGCACCTTCGACGTCTCGATCCTCGAACTCGGCGACGGCGTCTTCGAGGTCAAGGCCACCAGCGGGAACAACCGCCTGGGCGGCGACGACTTCGACCAGCGCATCATCGACTGGATGGTTGCGGAGTTTAAGAAGGACACCGGGATCGACCTCCGCAACGACCGCATGGCCATGCAGCGGCTGAAGGAGGAGGCCGAGAAGGCGAAGATCGAACTCTCGACCGTCGTCACGCGACCCATCAACTTGCCCTTCATCACCGCCGACGCCGGCGGGCCGAAACACATGGACCTGACCCTGACCCGGGCCAAGTTCGAGGAACTGACCTCCGACCTGATCGAGATGACGATGGGGCCGACGCGGCAGGCCATGGCCGACGCGGGCCTCAAACCCCAGGACATCGACAAGATCCTGCTCGTCGGCGGGGCGACCCGCATGCCGGCCGTGCAGGAGGCCGTGCGGCGCTTCTTCGGCAAGGAGCCGCACAAGGGGATCAACCCGGACGAGTGCGTGGCCATAGGCGCCGCCATCCAGGCCGCCGTCCTCTCCGGCGAGGTCAAGGACATCGTCCTCCTCGACGTGACCCCGCTCTCGCTGGGCATCGAGACCCTGGGCGGCGTCTTTACGAAGATCATCGAGCGGAATACGACCATCCCCACTTCGAAGAGCCAGATCTTCACCACCGCCGCCGACAACCAGACCACGGTCGAGGTCCACGTCCTGCAGGGCGAGCGCCAGATGGCGGCCGGGAACAAGACCCTGGGACGCTTCGTCCTCGGCGACATCCCGCCGGCGCCGCGGGGCGTGCCGCAGATCCAGGTCACCTTCGACATCGACGCCAACGGCATCGTCAACGTCTCGGCGAAGGACCTGGGGACCGGGAAAGCGCAGAGCATCACCATCACCGGCTCGACCGGCCTGAAGGACGAGGAGATCGACCGGATGGTGAAGGAAGCCGAGAAGTACGCCGAGGAGGACCGCAAGCGCAAGGAGCAGGTCGAGGTCCGCAACCAGGCCGACAGCCTGCTCTACCAGGCCGAGAAGACCCTGAAGGAATACCGCGGGAAGGCCGACCCGGGCCAGGTCGAGCGGCTGGAGAAGGCGATGGCTGAATTGCGCGAGGCCCTGAAGGGCGAGGACATCGAGCGCATCAAGGCCGGGAGCGAGGAAATGATGAAGCCCCTGCACGAGTTGACGGCGGCCATGTACCAGCAGGCGGCGCAGCAGCAGGCCCAGCAGGGCCAGGGCACGCCGCCCGGGGGCGGGCCCGGACCCGGCGCGCCGGGGGACGGCGGCGACAAGACGGTGGACGCCGACTACGAAGTGAAGTAG
- the prmA gene encoding 50S ribosomal protein L11 methyltransferase, with protein sequence MRWLEITVRSPEAYAEAVSSFFFDTGSGVVWDDSASASHGVVTVKGYLPDEEASRPKLETLRRAVTGLLGPDALAVGTLADEDWATAWRAGYHTFRVGKRLVIKPTWETYPVRPGDLVIEMDPGLAFGCGTHPTTATCLEMLERYLTLGAVVYDVGTGSGILAIAAAKLGAGEIRAVDEDPIAVRVARENVERNGAAGQVHVREGDLLNGLPGPADLIVANIVAEVIGPLAPRAAERLSAEGRFIAGGITAAKADGVIAAFSRAGLAVVARRAVGEWVTLVGEKQG encoded by the coding sequence ATGCGCTGGTTGGAGATTACGGTCCGCTCGCCCGAGGCGTACGCTGAGGCGGTGAGCAGCTTCTTCTTCGATACCGGGAGCGGGGTGGTCTGGGACGACTCCGCTTCAGCATCCCACGGGGTGGTAACCGTCAAGGGCTACCTGCCGGACGAAGAAGCCTCGCGGCCCAAGCTCGAAACGCTGCGCCGGGCGGTGACCGGGCTGCTGGGCCCCGACGCCCTGGCCGTGGGCACCCTGGCCGACGAGGACTGGGCCACCGCCTGGCGGGCCGGTTACCACACCTTCAGGGTGGGGAAACGGTTGGTGATAAAGCCCACCTGGGAGACGTACCCGGTACGTCCCGGGGACCTGGTGATTGAAATGGACCCCGGCCTGGCCTTCGGTTGCGGCACCCATCCCACGACGGCCACCTGCCTGGAGATGCTGGAGCGGTACCTCACCCTGGGCGCGGTGGTCTACGACGTGGGGACGGGCTCGGGGATCCTGGCCATCGCCGCCGCGAAACTGGGCGCCGGCGAGATCCGGGCGGTGGACGAGGACCCGATTGCTGTCCGCGTGGCGCGGGAAAACGTTGAGCGGAACGGGGCGGCCGGCCAAGTGCATGTACGGGAGGGCGATCTCCTCAACGGCCTGCCGGGACCCGCCGACCTCATCGTCGCCAACATCGTGGCCGAAGTGATCGGGCCTCTGGCCCCGCGGGCGGCGGAAAGGCTCTCGGCCGAAGGCCGCTTCATCGCCGGAGGGATCACGGCCGCTAAGGCGGACGGCGTGATCGCCGCCTTCAGCCGCGCCGGCCTGGCCGTTGTCGCGCGGCGGGCGGTCGGCGAGTGGGTGACCCTGGTGGGGGAGAAGCAGGGATGA
- the cooS gene encoding anaerobic carbon-monoxide dehydrogenase catalytic subunit, translating into MSDRSVDVATQAMVEKASAENIELVWDRLKGQEPQCEFGRLGVCCRNCNMGPCHIHHSGRSQEGVCGATRDTIVARNLLRTIAGGAAAHSDHGRDIALTLYRAARGEVQGYPIKDVAKLKALAAELGVPVEDRAAADIALDVSSLLLDEYGCVKGRLAFVRRAPKRRRELWARLGITPRGIDREIVESMHRVTMGVDNDYVSLLLQGMRTALSDGWGGSTIATELSDILFGTPRPVRGRSNLGVLRVDQVNIVLHGHEPTLSDVVVGAARDPELLDLARSLGATGINVCGMCCTGNEILMRYGIPIAGNFLQQELAIVTGAVEAMVVDVQCIMPGLSQVARCRHTKLISTSPKAKFPGAEHLEFDERNAMDAARGIVRMAVENFPNRQPAGVNIPSEAVEYIGGFSVEAILTVLGGSPEPLIEAVKSGRIKGIAAVVGCNNPKTRHDYGHLTLARRLIAEDVLVVTTGCAAIACAKDGLLRRDAITEAGPGLRKVCEVLGLPPVLHMGSCVDISRILRLAAVLAEALDVDISDLPVVAAAPEWMSEKAVSIGTYAVASGIHTILGTVPPVLGSENVTKLLTVGAKDVVGAAFAVEEDPEKAAGLALAHIAAKRAALGL; encoded by the coding sequence GTGAGCGATAGGAGCGTTGATGTGGCCACGCAGGCCATGGTTGAGAAGGCGTCGGCGGAAAATATCGAGCTGGTCTGGGACCGGCTGAAGGGGCAGGAACCCCAGTGCGAATTCGGGAGGCTGGGGGTTTGCTGTCGTAACTGCAATATGGGGCCGTGTCACATCCACCACTCCGGGAGAAGCCAGGAGGGTGTCTGCGGCGCCACCCGGGATACGATCGTCGCCCGTAACCTCTTGCGGACCATCGCCGGCGGCGCGGCCGCCCACTCCGACCACGGCCGCGATATCGCCCTGACCTTGTACCGGGCCGCCCGGGGCGAGGTCCAGGGCTACCCGATTAAGGACGTCGCCAAGCTGAAGGCGTTGGCCGCCGAACTCGGCGTACCGGTGGAGGACCGCGCCGCGGCAGACATCGCGCTGGACGTTTCCAGCCTCCTTCTGGATGAGTACGGGTGCGTCAAGGGCCGCCTGGCGTTCGTGAGGCGCGCCCCTAAAAGGCGCCGGGAACTCTGGGCACGGCTGGGCATAACCCCGCGGGGGATCGACAGGGAGATCGTCGAGAGCATGCACCGCGTCACCATGGGCGTGGACAACGATTACGTGAGCCTCCTCCTCCAGGGGATGCGCACCGCCCTCAGTGACGGCTGGGGCGGCTCGACCATCGCCACCGAACTGTCGGATATCCTGTTCGGGACGCCGCGCCCCGTCAGGGGGCGGAGCAACCTGGGCGTCCTGCGCGTGGACCAGGTGAACATCGTACTGCACGGGCACGAGCCCACGCTCTCCGACGTCGTGGTCGGCGCCGCCCGCGACCCCGAGCTGTTGGACCTCGCCCGGAGCCTGGGCGCGACGGGCATCAACGTCTGCGGAATGTGCTGCACCGGCAACGAGATCCTGATGCGCTACGGCATCCCCATCGCCGGCAACTTCCTGCAGCAGGAACTGGCCATCGTCACCGGCGCCGTCGAGGCCATGGTCGTCGACGTCCAGTGCATTATGCCCGGCCTGTCGCAGGTGGCGCGGTGCCGCCACACGAAGCTTATCTCCACCTCCCCGAAGGCGAAGTTCCCGGGCGCCGAACACCTGGAGTTCGATGAGCGTAACGCCATGGATGCCGCCAGGGGGATCGTCCGCATGGCCGTTGAGAACTTCCCGAACCGGCAGCCCGCGGGGGTCAACATCCCCTCCGAGGCCGTCGAGTACATCGGCGGGTTTTCGGTGGAGGCCATCCTGACGGTGCTTGGCGGCTCCCCGGAGCCGCTTATCGAGGCGGTCAAGTCCGGGCGCATCAAGGGCATAGCCGCCGTCGTCGGCTGCAACAACCCGAAGACCAGGCACGACTACGGCCACCTCACCCTGGCGCGGCGCCTGATAGCCGAGGACGTGCTGGTGGTCACGACCGGGTGCGCCGCGATCGCCTGTGCCAAGGATGGTCTCCTGCGGCGCGACGCGATCACCGAGGCGGGCCCGGGACTGCGCAAGGTCTGCGAGGTTCTTGGTTTGCCGCCCGTTCTCCACATGGGTTCCTGCGTTGACATCAGCCGCATTCTCCGCCTGGCGGCCGTCCTGGCCGAGGCCCTCGACGTGGACATCAGCGACCTGCCGGTGGTGGCCGCCGCACCCGAATGGATGTCCGAGAAGGCCGTATCCATCGGCACCTACGCCGTCGCTTCGGGTATCCACACCATCCTCGGGACCGTTCCGCCCGTGCTGGGCAGCGAGAACGTGACCAAACTGCTGACCGTGGGCGCGAAGGACGTCGTGGGCGCGGCCTTCGCGGTGGAGGAGGATCCCGAGAAGGCCGCCGGCCTCGCCCTGGCGCACATAGCGGCGAAGCGGGCGGCCCTGGGGCTGTAA
- the hrcA gene encoding heat-inducible transcriptional repressor HrcA produces the protein MDERKKRILWAIIQDYIATAEPVGSRTIARKYSMGVSPATIRNEMADLEEMGYLEQPHTSAGRIPSVRGYRYYVDYLMQPEELSEEERRLIQVSFQDKVKGMAEVIQHTGQLLSRLTNYTAMVSTPRLGRTKIHNVQLIHMAPGQALLIVVLESGAVQHTLMEIPEHVMECDLATIARIFNAKIKGLDMHDIRLTLLREIYVELLRHRGLVNTIMELIEESSVSKEDKIYLGGILNLLGQPEFSSVEKVKALLSILEQEERLCSLLAGHEEHGVSVHIGNEIGHEGIQECSMVCAGYAIEGDAAGAVAVLGPTRMHYAKTVSVVDCLSRQLSHVLERIYRSE, from the coding sequence ATGGACGAGCGCAAGAAGCGGATCCTGTGGGCCATCATCCAGGACTACATTGCCACCGCCGAACCGGTGGGTTCCCGTACTATTGCCCGCAAGTACTCCATGGGGGTCAGCCCGGCGACCATCCGTAACGAGATGGCGGACCTGGAGGAGATGGGCTACCTCGAGCAGCCCCACACGTCCGCGGGCCGCATCCCCTCTGTGCGCGGCTACCGTTACTATGTCGATTACCTGATGCAGCCGGAGGAGCTTAGCGAGGAAGAGCGCCGCCTGATCCAGGTCAGTTTTCAGGATAAGGTTAAGGGCATGGCCGAGGTCATCCAGCACACGGGGCAACTCCTTTCCCGGCTTACAAACTACACCGCCATGGTCAGCACGCCGCGTCTGGGCCGGACGAAGATCCACAATGTGCAGCTGATCCATATGGCCCCCGGCCAAGCCCTGCTGATCGTGGTCCTGGAGTCCGGGGCGGTGCAGCATACACTTATGGAAATTCCCGAGCACGTAATGGAGTGCGACCTGGCGACGATCGCCCGTATTTTCAACGCCAAGATCAAGGGCCTGGACATGCATGACATCCGGCTGACCCTTCTACGGGAGATCTATGTCGAGCTATTGCGCCACCGTGGGCTCGTCAACACCATAATGGAGCTGATTGAGGAAAGCAGCGTTTCAAAAGAGGACAAAATTTATCTGGGCGGCATTTTAAACCTGCTCGGCCAGCCCGAGTTCTCCAGCGTGGAGAAGGTGAAGGCGCTGCTTTCCATCCTGGAGCAGGAGGAACGGCTCTGCAGCCTTCTGGCCGGGCACGAGGAACACGGTGTCTCGGTGCACATCGGGAACGAGATCGGGCACGAAGGCATCCAGGAGTGCAGCATGGTCTGCGCCGGATACGCCATTGAGGGCGACGCCGCGGGCGCGGTGGCGGTGCTGGGGCCGACCCGCATGCACTACGCGAAGACCGTCAGCGTCGTTGACTGCCTTTCCCGGCAGCTCAGCCATGTTCTGGAAAGGATCTACCGCAGTGAGTGA
- a CDS encoding carbon monoxide dehydrogenase encodes MEWVTVKIAVGGKGGVGKTSVAAGLVRLLAEQGPVWAVDADPDACLACALGVPQREASTLKPFSEMRSVIRERLGGEGGYTILNPRVDDLLEKHALVRGNIRMIRMGALKKGGAGCYCRENAFLNALISSVLLDKEEMAVIDLAAGIEQLSRGSARGVDRLVVVCDPTRAAVSTARNITAMARDLGIEEVGWVANRVRGGAERDFIARSAAGIPVWGYLGWHEEFLGETGREDCITEMPHAFLSGLREVVGRLIRR; translated from the coding sequence ATGGAGTGGGTTACGGTGAAGATTGCGGTGGGCGGCAAAGGCGGGGTCGGCAAGACAAGCGTCGCGGCGGGACTGGTCAGGCTCCTGGCGGAACAAGGCCCGGTCTGGGCCGTGGACGCCGATCCCGACGCCTGCCTGGCCTGCGCTCTGGGGGTGCCGCAAAGGGAGGCGTCGACCCTGAAACCGTTCTCGGAGATGCGGTCCGTTATCAGGGAGCGCCTCGGCGGCGAGGGCGGTTATACCATCCTGAACCCGCGGGTGGACGACCTGTTGGAAAAACACGCCCTGGTGCGCGGGAACATACGGATGATCCGCATGGGGGCGCTGAAGAAGGGCGGGGCGGGCTGCTACTGCCGGGAAAACGCGTTCCTGAACGCGCTCATTTCCTCGGTCCTGTTAGACAAGGAGGAAATGGCCGTCATCGACCTCGCCGCCGGTATCGAGCAACTGTCGCGGGGATCGGCCAGAGGCGTGGACCGCCTGGTGGTGGTCTGCGACCCGACGAGGGCCGCGGTGTCCACGGCCCGGAACATTACCGCCATGGCCCGGGACCTCGGCATCGAAGAGGTCGGCTGGGTGGCGAACCGCGTCCGCGGTGGGGCCGAGAGGGACTTCATCGCCCGCTCGGCCGCGGGCATTCCCGTGTGGGGTTACCTGGGATGGCACGAGGAGTTCCTGGGCGAAACCGGCCGGGAGGACTGCATAACGGAAATGCCCCACGCCTTCCTCTCCGGACTCCGGGAAGTCGTGGGGCGCCTCATCAGACGCTGA
- a CDS encoding TCP-1/cpn60 chaperonin family protein: protein MSLKQQANQGAEVNERLGALMTNANAVRAIAASVEGTLGPKGLDTMLVDRFGDVVITNDGVTILTRMEANHPAARMMINIARAQEEEVGDGTTTATVMAGQMVATGVELVSRGVPVTRVIEGLRVGLRRALELIRQAARPVAGLNDPRLRQVALVAGREHDDIADLVVEAAHLIGASKLKDPNFKLADTIIAEEGAENEVFLGVMVSKERMNRQMPRVRKNVRVLVIDDALEPEDIEEEALATESGFARYLELQKEFKDNLAKLVAMDVGLVLVDRGVADIAEEILTDAGVMVVQRVLNKELRRAAEHTGARMIKRSALKKPPQDLEAYMGKAKLVEDDEKLERLWIRRGGGKAMATVLVGAATAEVVGERERIAKDAAGAVQAAVRGGIVPGGGAVELWAAREVEKVRESVRGMAAYGVDCVVEALKRPLAQIVTNAGFNPLEKIGDVIAAQVENNSDSMGIDCDTGAVVDMLQAGVVDPAPVKIYALRAAGEIAEAILRIDTIIKKREEEDGAGKGVKPND, encoded by the coding sequence TTGAGTCTTAAACAGCAAGCCAACCAGGGCGCCGAGGTCAATGAACGGCTGGGCGCCCTGATGACGAACGCCAACGCCGTCCGCGCCATCGCGGCCAGCGTGGAGGGCACTCTGGGCCCCAAGGGCCTGGACACGATGCTGGTCGACCGCTTCGGGGACGTGGTGATCACCAACGACGGCGTGACCATCCTGACCCGCATGGAGGCCAACCACCCGGCGGCGCGGATGATGATCAACATCGCCCGCGCCCAGGAAGAGGAGGTCGGCGACGGCACGACCACGGCCACGGTGATGGCCGGGCAGATGGTGGCCACCGGCGTAGAGCTGGTCTCACGGGGGGTGCCCGTGACGCGGGTCATCGAGGGGCTGCGCGTGGGCCTGCGCCGCGCCCTGGAACTCATACGCCAAGCCGCGCGGCCGGTCGCGGGTTTGAACGATCCCCGCCTCCGCCAGGTGGCGCTGGTGGCCGGGCGGGAGCACGACGACATCGCCGACCTCGTGGTCGAGGCCGCCCATCTCATCGGCGCCTCCAAGCTGAAGGACCCGAACTTTAAGCTGGCGGATACGATCATCGCCGAGGAAGGGGCGGAGAACGAGGTCTTCCTCGGGGTAATGGTTTCCAAGGAGCGCATGAACCGCCAGATGCCCCGTGTCAGGAAGAATGTCCGGGTGCTGGTGATCGACGATGCGCTGGAGCCCGAGGATATCGAGGAAGAGGCCCTGGCCACCGAATCCGGTTTCGCCCGTTACCTGGAGCTGCAGAAGGAGTTTAAGGATAACCTGGCCAAACTGGTGGCGATGGACGTCGGCCTGGTCCTGGTCGACCGGGGTGTGGCCGATATCGCCGAAGAAATCCTCACCGACGCCGGGGTGATGGTCGTCCAGCGGGTGCTGAACAAAGAGCTGCGGCGCGCCGCCGAGCATACCGGGGCGCGGATGATCAAGCGCTCGGCGCTGAAGAAACCCCCGCAGGATCTGGAGGCCTACATGGGAAAGGCTAAACTGGTGGAGGATGACGAGAAGCTGGAACGCCTCTGGATACGCCGGGGGGGCGGGAAGGCGATGGCTACGGTCCTGGTGGGCGCGGCCACGGCGGAAGTGGTCGGCGAGCGCGAGCGTATCGCCAAGGACGCCGCCGGCGCGGTTCAGGCCGCGGTCCGGGGCGGGATCGTCCCGGGAGGCGGGGCCGTGGAGCTGTGGGCGGCCCGTGAGGTCGAGAAGGTTCGGGAAAGCGTCCGGGGCATGGCCGCCTACGGGGTGGACTGTGTGGTCGAGGCCTTGAAGCGGCCCCTGGCGCAGATTGTCACCAACGCGGGCTTTAACCCCCTGGAAAAGATCGGGGATGTCATCGCCGCGCAGGTGGAAAACAACAGCGATTCCATGGGGATCGACTGCGATACCGGAGCCGTCGTTGATATGCTCCAGGCCGGGGTCGTGGACCCCGCGCCGGTGAAGATTTACGCATTGCGCGCGGCGGGGGAGATCGCCGAGGCCATCCTGCGCATCGACACCATCATCAAGAAGCGGGAAGAGGAAGATGGCGCGGGCAAGGGGGTAAAGCCGAATGACTGA